The following proteins come from a genomic window of Mycolicibacterium rufum:
- a CDS encoding NAD(P)/FAD-dependent oxidoreductase, with translation MSTSGVVIVGGGLAAARTAEQLRRAEYSGPITIVSDEDHLPYDRPPLSKEVLRAETDDTSLKPAEFYAEKDITLLLGNGARSVDTDAKTVTLADGSQLGYDELVIATGLVPKRIRSFPDLPGIHVLRNVGESLALRREAADARRAVVVGAGFIGCEVAASLRKLGVDVVLVEPQPAPLASVLGEKIGELVTRLHRAEGVDVRCGVGVAEVSGDDRVRTVTLSDGERIDADIVVVGIGSHPATDWLEGSGIAVDNGVVCDDAGRTSAPHVWAIGDCASWRDEVKGQVRVEHWSNVADQARVLVPAMLGQDVPAAVSVPYFWSDQYDVKIQALGEPEATDTVHIVEDDGRKFLAYYERDGVVVGVVGGGFPGKVMKVRAKIAAGAPITDVLG, from the coding sequence ATGAGCACTTCAGGGGTCGTGATCGTCGGCGGCGGGCTCGCCGCTGCCCGCACCGCCGAGCAACTCCGCCGTGCGGAGTACTCCGGACCGATCACCATCGTCAGCGACGAGGACCATCTGCCCTATGACCGGCCGCCGCTGTCGAAGGAGGTGCTGCGGGCCGAGACCGACGACACCAGCCTGAAGCCGGCGGAGTTCTATGCCGAGAAGGACATCACGCTGCTGCTCGGCAACGGCGCCCGATCGGTGGACACCGACGCCAAGACGGTGACGCTCGCCGATGGCAGCCAGCTGGGTTACGACGAGCTGGTGATCGCGACGGGCCTGGTGCCCAAGCGGATTCGCTCGTTTCCGGACCTGCCGGGAATCCACGTGCTGCGCAACGTCGGTGAAAGCCTGGCGCTGCGCCGGGAGGCCGCCGACGCCCGCCGTGCCGTCGTGGTCGGCGCCGGCTTCATCGGCTGTGAGGTGGCGGCGAGTCTGCGCAAGCTCGGGGTCGACGTCGTCCTGGTGGAACCGCAACCCGCGCCGCTCGCGTCGGTGCTGGGGGAGAAGATCGGCGAGCTGGTGACCCGCCTGCACCGGGCCGAGGGCGTCGACGTGCGCTGTGGCGTCGGCGTGGCCGAGGTGAGCGGTGACGACCGGGTGCGCACCGTGACGCTGTCGGACGGCGAACGGATCGACGCCGACATCGTGGTGGTGGGTATCGGCTCGCACCCGGCCACCGACTGGCTCGAGGGCAGCGGGATCGCCGTGGACAACGGCGTCGTGTGCGATGACGCCGGCCGCACCAGCGCACCGCATGTGTGGGCCATCGGCGACTGTGCATCCTGGCGCGACGAGGTGAAAGGTCAAGTGCGCGTCGAGCATTGGAGCAACGTCGCCGATCAGGCGCGAGTGCTGGTGCCGGCGATGCTGGGCCAGGACGTTCCGGCGGCGGTGTCGGTGCCGTATTTCTGGAGCGACCAGTACGACGTCAAGATCCAGGCCCTCGGTGAACCCGAGGCCACGGACACCGTGCACATCGTCGAGGACGACGGCCGCAAGTTCCTCGCCTATTACGAGCGCGACGGTGTCGTGGTCGGTGTGGTCGGCGGAGGGTTCCCCGGCAAGGTGATGAAGGTCCGGGCCAAGATCGCGGCCGGCGCCCCGATCACCGACGTCCTGGGCTGA
- a CDS encoding Lrp/AsnC family transcriptional regulator, which translates to MDRLDATDEMILAELAENARATFAEIGQRVNLSAPAVKRRVDRMLDSGVIRNFTTVIDRNALGWTTEAYVQVFCHGTIAPDQLRAAWQDIPEVVGAATVTGTADAMLHVLARDMRHLEEALERIRSSADIERSESIVVLSNIIERARG; encoded by the coding sequence ATGGATCGGCTGGACGCCACCGACGAGATGATCCTGGCCGAACTGGCCGAGAACGCCCGCGCCACCTTCGCCGAGATCGGGCAGCGGGTGAACCTCTCGGCGCCGGCGGTCAAGCGTCGCGTCGACCGGATGCTCGACTCCGGCGTGATCCGCAACTTCACCACGGTCATCGACCGCAACGCGCTCGGGTGGACCACCGAGGCCTATGTGCAGGTGTTCTGCCACGGCACGATCGCGCCCGACCAGTTGCGTGCCGCCTGGCAGGACATCCCGGAAGTGGTCGGCGCCGCGACGGTGACGGGCACGGCCGATGCGATGCTGCACGTGCTGGCCCGGGACATGCGCCACCTCGAGGAGGCACTGGAGCGGATTCGCTCGAGCGCCGACATCGAGCGCAGCGAGAGCATCGTCGTGTTGTCCAACATCATCGAGCGGGCGCGGGGCTGA
- the ddaH gene encoding dimethylargininase yields the protein MDLATATSPAQDTPTARTARPRRYVMTSPEHFSVEYVINPWMDTTTPVDTGRAVAQWEALRQTYLDLGHTVDLVAPVAGLPDMVYAANGGMLVNGKAVVARFAYQERAAEAVAYAAWMADNGFHAAETRHVNEGQGDLLLAGSMILAGHGFRTDRRAHHEIAEHLGMPLVALELVDPRFYHLDTALAVLDDTTVAYYPPAFAEQSRATLRDLFPDAIEVATADAYVLGLNAVSDGLHVVLPAAATGFADQLRAHGFRPIGVDLSELLKGGGSVKCCTLEVHS from the coding sequence ATGGACCTCGCCACCGCCACCTCACCGGCCCAGGACACCCCGACCGCCCGCACTGCCCGGCCCCGCCGCTACGTGATGACGAGCCCGGAGCACTTCTCCGTCGAGTACGTCATCAACCCGTGGATGGACACCACCACGCCGGTCGACACCGGCCGCGCCGTCGCGCAGTGGGAAGCGTTGCGCCAGACCTACCTCGATCTCGGCCACACCGTCGACCTGGTCGCGCCGGTCGCCGGTCTGCCGGACATGGTGTACGCCGCCAACGGCGGAATGCTGGTCAACGGCAAGGCCGTGGTCGCGCGCTTCGCCTACCAGGAGCGGGCGGCCGAGGCGGTCGCCTACGCCGCCTGGATGGCGGACAACGGCTTCCATGCCGCCGAAACGCGGCACGTCAACGAAGGCCAGGGCGACCTGCTGCTCGCCGGCTCGATGATCCTGGCCGGGCATGGGTTTCGCACCGACCGGCGTGCGCATCACGAGATCGCGGAGCATCTCGGGATGCCGCTGGTCGCGCTGGAACTGGTCGACCCGCGGTTCTACCACCTCGACACCGCGCTCGCCGTCCTCGACGACACCACCGTCGCGTACTACCCGCCGGCGTTCGCCGAGCAGTCCCGCGCCACGCTGCGCGACTTGTTCCCCGACGCGATCGAGGTCGCGACCGCCGACGCCTACGTGCTCGGGCTCAACGCCGTCTCCGACGGCCTCCATGTCGTCCTGCCCGCCGCCGCCACCGGATTCGCCGACCAGTTGCGCGCGCACGGATTCCGCCCGATCGGCGTCGACCTCTCCGAGCTGCTCAAGGGCGGCGGCTCGGTGAAATGCTGCACCTTGGAGGTACATTCATGA
- the rocD gene encoding ornithine--oxo-acid transaminase, whose amino-acid sequence MTAMHATTHTADAIALDGRCVAHNYSPLPVVAASAEGAWITDVEGKRYLDCLAAYSAVNFGHRHPEIIATAHAQLDRVTLVSRAFHSDRLAPFCAALATLCGKDMVLPMNSGAEAVESGIKVARKWGVDVKGVPAGASNIVVAQNNFHGRTTTIISFSDDETARRGFGPYTPGFRSVPFGDADALAAAIDENTVAVLLEPIQGEAGIIVPPEDYLPRVRALCTERNVLMMADEIQSGLARTGRTFACDHWNVVPDVYLLGKALGGGVVPLSAVVADRDVLGVLNPGEHGSTFGGNPLAAAVGTTVVDILARGEFQRRAAELGAHLHARLHELVGHGVLEVRGKGMWAGVDIDPVHGTGKQISLRLAERGVLVKDTHGSTLRFAPPLVISVDEIDWAVDQLAEVLAR is encoded by the coding sequence ATGACCGCGATGCACGCGACGACACACACCGCCGACGCGATCGCCCTGGACGGCCGCTGCGTCGCCCACAACTACTCCCCCCTTCCGGTGGTCGCCGCGAGTGCGGAGGGCGCGTGGATCACCGACGTCGAGGGCAAGCGCTATCTCGACTGCTTGGCCGCGTATTCGGCGGTCAACTTCGGCCACCGCCACCCCGAGATCATCGCCACCGCCCACGCGCAGCTCGATCGGGTGACGCTGGTGAGCCGTGCGTTCCACTCCGATCGGCTCGCTCCGTTCTGCGCCGCGCTGGCGACCCTGTGCGGCAAGGACATGGTGCTGCCGATGAACAGCGGCGCCGAGGCCGTCGAGAGCGGCATCAAGGTGGCCCGCAAGTGGGGTGTCGACGTCAAGGGCGTCCCTGCGGGCGCGTCGAACATCGTGGTGGCACAGAACAACTTCCACGGCCGCACCACGACGATCATCAGTTTCTCCGACGACGAGACCGCCCGACGCGGATTCGGTCCGTACACACCGGGTTTCCGGTCGGTGCCGTTCGGGGACGCTGACGCGCTGGCCGCCGCGATCGACGAGAACACCGTCGCCGTGCTGCTGGAACCCATCCAGGGCGAGGCCGGCATCATCGTGCCGCCCGAGGACTACCTGCCGCGGGTGCGGGCCCTGTGCACCGAACGCAACGTGTTGATGATGGCCGACGAGATCCAGTCGGGTCTGGCACGCACCGGGCGGACGTTCGCCTGCGACCACTGGAACGTCGTGCCCGACGTGTACCTGCTCGGCAAGGCGCTGGGCGGCGGGGTCGTCCCGCTCTCGGCGGTGGTCGCCGACCGGGACGTGCTCGGCGTGCTCAACCCGGGTGAGCACGGGTCCACGTTCGGGGGTAACCCGTTGGCGGCGGCGGTCGGCACCACCGTGGTCGACATCCTGGCCCGCGGCGAATTCCAGCGTCGCGCAGCCGAACTCGGCGCGCACCTGCACGCCCGGCTGCACGAGCTGGTCGGGCACGGCGTGCTGGAGGTGCGCGGCAAGGGCATGTGGGCCGGGGTGGACATCGACCCGGTGCACGGCACCGGCAAGCAGATCAGCCTGCGACTGGCCGAGCGTGGGGTGCTGGTGAAGGACACCCACGGTTCCACCCTGCGCTTCGCCCCGCCGCTGGTCATCAGCGTCGACGAAATCGACTGGGCGGTCGACCAACTCGCCGAAGTGCTGGCCCGCTAG
- a CDS encoding mycofactocin-coupled SDR family oxidoreductase translates to MEGRVALVTGAARGQGRAHAARLAGDGADIVAIDVCKPISDTVTYPMPTADDLAETARLVEEAGRKVIAREIDIRDLGAQQQLVADAMEQFGRLDIVVANAGILSWGRIWEMSEEQWDTVIDVNLNGTWRTIKAAVPAMIEAGNGGSIIIVSSSAGTKATPGNAHYSASKHGLVALTNALAIEAGEFGIRVNSIHPYSIDTPMVQPEAMMEIFGKYPAFLHSFSPMPYHPVNHQGKKGLKEFMTPEEVSDVVSWLAGDGSATISGSQIAVDRGTAKY, encoded by the coding sequence CTGGAAGGACGCGTCGCGCTGGTGACGGGCGCGGCGCGCGGGCAGGGCCGCGCGCACGCCGCCCGGTTGGCCGGCGACGGCGCCGACATCGTCGCGATCGACGTCTGCAAGCCGATCTCGGACACCGTCACCTACCCGATGCCGACGGCCGACGATCTGGCCGAGACCGCGCGCCTGGTCGAGGAGGCGGGCCGCAAGGTGATCGCCCGGGAGATCGACATCCGCGATCTGGGCGCGCAGCAGCAGCTGGTCGCCGACGCCATGGAACAGTTCGGCCGGCTCGACATCGTGGTGGCCAACGCCGGCATCCTCAGCTGGGGCCGGATCTGGGAGATGTCCGAGGAGCAGTGGGACACCGTCATCGACGTCAACCTCAACGGCACGTGGCGCACGATCAAGGCGGCGGTGCCCGCGATGATCGAGGCCGGCAACGGCGGATCCATCATCATCGTCAGCTCGTCGGCCGGCACCAAGGCCACCCCGGGCAACGCGCACTACTCGGCGTCCAAGCACGGTCTGGTGGCGCTGACCAACGCGCTGGCGATCGAGGCGGGGGAGTTCGGGATCCGGGTGAACTCGATCCACCCCTACTCGATCGACACCCCGATGGTGCAGCCCGAGGCCATGATGGAGATCTTCGGCAAGTATCCGGCGTTCCTGCACAGCTTCTCGCCGATGCCGTACCACCCGGTCAACCACCAGGGCAAGAAGGGACTCAAGGAGTTCATGACGCCCGAAGAGGTGTCCGACGTGGTGTCCTGGTTGGCGGGGGACGGGTCGGCGACGATCTCGGGTTCGCAGATCGCCGTCGACCGCGGCACCGCCAAGTACTAG
- a CDS encoding SHOCT domain-containing protein — MSTLWRYVRIQLFVLLCGIVGPIFLVIYFASGASPLMKWMFWTGLLVTALDVLIALVLTSAGSRKAAKTQALEATGVLALAQVVGIQETNTRINEQPLVKINLQVSGPGITPFSTQDTVIASVSRLPMITSRKLVALVDPATNDYQIDWERSALVSGMMPATFTVAEDNRTYDLTGQTEPLMEILAVLKANGIGMDSMIDLRVNPAARAQVQAIVRRAGAQHAPPPVPAAAPPMPSPSSEPTTAQRLQELETLRATGSITDAEYATKRQQIIADL; from the coding sequence GTGTCGACTCTCTGGCGGTATGTCCGGATCCAGCTGTTCGTTCTGCTGTGCGGCATCGTCGGCCCGATCTTCCTGGTCATCTACTTCGCGTCGGGTGCCAGCCCGCTGATGAAGTGGATGTTCTGGACGGGTCTGCTGGTGACCGCGCTCGACGTCCTCATCGCGCTGGTCCTCACCAGCGCCGGCTCGAGGAAGGCCGCCAAGACCCAGGCTCTGGAGGCGACCGGAGTGCTCGCGCTCGCACAGGTGGTCGGCATCCAGGAGACGAACACGCGCATCAACGAGCAGCCGCTGGTCAAGATCAACCTGCAGGTCTCGGGGCCCGGCATCACGCCGTTCTCCACCCAGGACACCGTGATCGCGTCGGTGAGCCGGCTGCCGATGATCACCAGCCGCAAACTGGTGGCCCTCGTCGACCCCGCGACCAACGACTACCAGATCGACTGGGAACGCAGCGCCCTGGTGAGCGGCATGATGCCGGCGACGTTCACCGTCGCCGAAGACAACCGCACCTACGACCTGACCGGCCAGACCGAGCCGTTGATGGAGATCCTGGCTGTGCTCAAGGCCAACGGCATCGGCATGGACTCAATGATCGACCTGCGGGTCAATCCCGCCGCGCGCGCGCAGGTGCAGGCCATCGTCCGGCGCGCCGGCGCGCAGCACGCCCCGCCGCCGGTGCCCGCCGCGGCGCCGCCGATGCCGTCGCCGTCCTCGGAACCGACCACGGCGCAACGTCTCCAGGAGCTCGAGACGCTGCGAGCCACCGGGTCGATCACCGACGCCGAGTACGCCACCAAACGCCAGCAGATCATCGCCGACCTGTAG
- a CDS encoding cutinase family protein: MFGLSAGTASAQPACPDVHWMGAAGSGERTPADIASDDGMGRVVNKSYRDFAQLVQGSGRTITAEAVDYPAVPVPADGGAMGWLGFMSSVDTGATALASQYAAFVAQCPTTQVVLAGYSQGAMVVHRNLTALEASPNLAAALLVADGDRLPADPTLNLGSVTAVPGRGKGVAQDWPILAHAPAPLTPTMGARTISVCDLGDAVCDYDPDAEDDMNPAAVAVHTSYARASAMDAWTAPLFRLVQSRPVAIPDANTVQVAAGS, encoded by the coding sequence ATGTTCGGCCTGTCGGCCGGAACCGCCTCCGCGCAGCCGGCCTGCCCGGATGTGCACTGGATGGGTGCCGCCGGATCGGGTGAGCGCACCCCCGCCGACATCGCCAGTGACGACGGCATGGGCCGCGTCGTCAACAAGTCCTACCGCGACTTCGCGCAGCTGGTGCAGGGCAGCGGCCGCACCATCACCGCCGAGGCCGTCGACTATCCCGCGGTTCCCGTACCCGCCGACGGCGGCGCGATGGGCTGGCTGGGATTCATGAGCAGTGTCGACACCGGCGCGACGGCACTGGCCTCGCAGTACGCGGCGTTCGTCGCGCAGTGCCCGACTACCCAGGTGGTGCTGGCCGGGTACTCCCAGGGCGCGATGGTGGTGCACCGCAATCTGACGGCGCTGGAGGCCAGCCCGAACCTGGCGGCGGCGCTTCTGGTCGCCGACGGTGACCGTCTCCCGGCGGACCCCACACTGAACCTCGGCTCGGTCACCGCGGTGCCCGGGCGCGGCAAGGGTGTCGCGCAGGACTGGCCGATCCTGGCCCACGCGCCCGCCCCGCTCACCCCGACGATGGGTGCGCGCACGATCAGCGTCTGCGATCTCGGGGACGCTGTCTGCGATTACGATCCCGACGCCGAGGACGACATGAACCCGGCCGCCGTCGCGGTGCACACCAGCTACGCGCGCGCGTCGGCCATGGACGCGTGGACCGCGCCGCTGTTCCGTCTGGTGCAGAGCCGGCCGGTGGCGATTCCGGACGCCAATACCGTGCAGGTGGCCGCCGGATCCTGA
- the tuf gene encoding elongation factor Tu — protein MAKAKFERTKPHVNIGTIGHVDHGKTTLTAAITKVLHDKYPDLNESRAFDQIDNAPEERQRGITINISHVEYQTDKRHYAHVDAPGHADYIKNMITGAAQMDGAILVVAATDGPMPQTREHVLLARQVGVPYILVALNKADAVDDEELIELVEMEVRELLAAQDFDEDAPVVRVSALKALEGDEKWVKSVEELMEAVDESIPDPVRETDKPFLMPVEDVFTITGRGTVVTGRVERGVVNVNEEVEIVGIRPTTTKTTVTGVEMFRKLLDQGQAGDNVGLLLRGIKREDVERGQVVIKPGTTTPHTEFEGQVYILSKDEGGRHTPFFNNYRPQFYFRTTDVTGVVTLPEGTEMVMPGDNTDISVKLIQPVAMDEGLRFAIREGGRTVGAGRVTKIIK, from the coding sequence GTGGCGAAGGCGAAGTTCGAGCGGACGAAGCCGCACGTCAACATCGGGACCATCGGTCACGTTGACCACGGCAAGACCACGCTGACCGCAGCAATCACCAAGGTTCTGCACGACAAGTACCCCGATTTGAACGAGTCGCGCGCATTCGACCAGATCGACAATGCGCCCGAGGAGCGTCAGCGCGGTATCACGATCAACATCTCCCACGTGGAGTACCAGACCGACAAGCGTCACTACGCACACGTCGACGCCCCCGGTCACGCTGACTACATCAAGAACATGATCACCGGTGCCGCCCAGATGGACGGCGCGATCCTGGTGGTCGCCGCCACTGACGGCCCGATGCCGCAGACCCGCGAGCACGTGCTGCTGGCTCGCCAGGTGGGTGTGCCCTACATCCTGGTCGCGCTGAACAAGGCCGACGCCGTGGACGACGAGGAGCTCATCGAGCTCGTCGAGATGGAGGTCCGCGAGCTGCTGGCCGCCCAGGACTTCGACGAGGACGCCCCCGTGGTTCGCGTCTCGGCGCTCAAGGCGCTCGAGGGCGACGAGAAGTGGGTCAAGTCCGTCGAGGAGCTCATGGAGGCCGTCGACGAGTCGATCCCGGACCCGGTGCGCGAAACCGACAAGCCGTTCCTGATGCCCGTCGAGGACGTCTTCACCATCACCGGCCGCGGCACCGTGGTCACCGGTCGTGTAGAGCGCGGTGTGGTCAACGTGAACGAGGAAGTCGAGATCGTCGGCATCCGCCCGACCACCACCAAGACCACCGTCACCGGTGTCGAGATGTTCCGCAAGCTGCTCGACCAGGGCCAGGCCGGCGACAACGTCGGTCTGCTGCTGCGCGGCATCAAGCGCGAGGACGTCGAGCGCGGCCAGGTCGTCATCAAGCCGGGTACCACCACCCCGCACACCGAGTTCGAGGGTCAGGTCTACATCCTGTCCAAGGACGAGGGTGGCCGCCACACGCCGTTCTTCAACAACTACCGTCCGCAGTTCTACTTCCGGACCACGGACGTGACCGGCGTGGTGACCCTGCCCGAGGGCACCGAGATGGTGATGCCCGGTGACAACACCGACATCTCCGTCAAGCTGATCCAGCCCGTCGCCATGGACGAGGGCCTGCGCTTCGCGATCCGCGAGGGCGGCCGTACCGTCGGCGCCGGCCGCGTCACCAAGATCATCAAGTGA
- the fusA gene encoding elongation factor G, whose amino-acid sequence MAHIDAGKTTTTERILYYTGISYKIGEVHDGAATMDWMEQEQERGITITSAATTCFWNDNQINIIDTPGHVDFTVEVERSLRVLDGAVAVFDGKEGVEPQSEQVWRQADKYDVPRICFVNKMDKLGADFYFSVRTMEERLGANVIPIQLPIGSEGDFSGVIDLVEMKAKVWSAEAKLGEKYDVVEIPADLQEKADEYRTKLLEAVAETDEALLEKYFGGEELTIEEIKGALRKLTISSQAYLVLCGSAFKNKGVQPMLDAVIDYLPSPLDVPPAEGHAPNKEDELITRKPSTDEPFSALAFKVATHPFFGKLTYVRVYSGTVESGSQVINATKGKKERLGKLFQMHSNKENPVERASAGHIYAVIGLKDTTTGDTLSDPNQQIVLESMTFPDPVIEVAIEPKTKSDQEKLGTAIQKLAEEDPTFKVHLDQETGQTVIGGMGELHLDILVDRMRREFKVEANVGKPQVAYRETIKRKVEKVEFTHKKQTGGSGQFAKVLIDLEPFSGEDGATYEFENKVTGGRIPREYIPSVDAGAQDAMQYGVLAGYPLVNLKVTLLDGAFHEVDSSEMAFKVAGSQVLKKAAQAAQPVILEPIMAVEVTTPEDYMGDVIGDLNSRRGQIQAMEERSGARVVKAQVPLSEMFGYVGDLRSKTQGRANYSMVFDSYAEVPANVSKEIIAKATGQ is encoded by the coding sequence ATGGCGCACATCGATGCCGGCAAGACGACGACGACCGAGCGCATCCTCTACTACACCGGTATCAGCTACAAGATCGGTGAGGTGCACGACGGCGCCGCCACGATGGACTGGATGGAGCAGGAGCAGGAGCGAGGGATCACGATCACCTCGGCCGCCACCACCTGCTTCTGGAACGACAACCAGATCAACATCATCGACACCCCCGGCCACGTCGACTTCACCGTCGAGGTGGAGCGCTCGCTGCGCGTGCTCGACGGCGCCGTGGCCGTCTTCGACGGCAAGGAAGGCGTGGAGCCGCAGTCCGAGCAGGTCTGGCGGCAGGCCGACAAGTACGACGTCCCGCGCATCTGCTTCGTCAACAAGATGGACAAGCTGGGCGCCGACTTCTACTTCTCGGTCCGCACGATGGAGGAGCGCCTCGGCGCCAACGTCATCCCGATCCAGCTGCCCATCGGCTCGGAGGGTGACTTCTCCGGCGTCATCGACCTGGTCGAGATGAAGGCCAAGGTGTGGAGCGCCGAGGCCAAGCTGGGCGAGAAGTACGACGTCGTCGAGATCCCGGCCGATCTGCAGGAGAAGGCCGACGAGTACCGCACCAAGCTGCTCGAGGCGGTCGCCGAGACCGACGAGGCGCTGCTCGAGAAGTACTTCGGCGGCGAAGAGCTGACGATCGAGGAGATCAAGGGTGCGCTGCGCAAGCTGACCATCAGCTCGCAGGCCTACCTCGTGCTGTGCGGCTCGGCGTTCAAGAACAAGGGCGTGCAGCCCATGCTCGACGCCGTCATCGACTACCTGCCGTCGCCGCTGGACGTGCCGCCCGCCGAGGGCCACGCTCCGAACAAGGAAGACGAGCTGATCACCCGTAAGCCGTCGACCGACGAGCCGTTCTCGGCGCTGGCGTTCAAGGTCGCCACGCACCCGTTCTTCGGCAAGCTGACCTACGTCCGCGTCTACTCGGGCACGGTCGAGTCGGGCAGCCAGGTCATCAACGCGACCAAGGGCAAGAAGGAGCGGCTGGGCAAGCTGTTCCAGATGCACTCCAACAAGGAGAACCCCGTCGAGCGCGCGTCGGCCGGCCACATCTACGCCGTGATCGGTCTGAAGGACACCACGACCGGTGACACGCTGAGCGATCCGAACCAGCAGATCGTGCTGGAGTCGATGACGTTCCCGGATCCGGTCATCGAGGTGGCCATCGAGCCGAAGACCAAGAGCGACCAGGAGAAGCTGGGCACCGCGATCCAGAAGCTCGCCGAAGAGGACCCGACCTTCAAGGTGCACCTGGACCAGGAGACCGGCCAGACCGTCATCGGCGGCATGGGCGAGCTGCACCTGGACATCCTCGTGGACCGCATGCGTCGCGAGTTCAAGGTCGAGGCCAACGTCGGCAAGCCGCAGGTGGCCTACCGCGAGACGATCAAGCGCAAGGTCGAGAAGGTCGAGTTCACCCACAAGAAGCAGACGGGTGGCTCCGGCCAGTTCGCCAAGGTGCTCATCGACCTCGAGCCCTTCAGCGGCGAGGACGGCGCGACCTACGAGTTCGAGAACAAGGTCACCGGTGGCCGCATCCCGCGCGAGTACATCCCGTCGGTGGACGCCGGTGCCCAGGACGCCATGCAGTACGGCGTGCTGGCCGGCTACCCGCTGGTGAACCTGAAGGTCACCCTGCTCGACGGCGCCTTCCACGAGGTCGACTCGTCGGAAATGGCGTTCAAGGTGGCCGGCTCGCAGGTGCTGAAGAAGGCCGCGCAGGCCGCGCAGCCGGTCATCCTCGAGCCCATCATGGCCGTCGAGGTCACCACCCCCGAGGACTACATGGGTGACGTGATCGGCGACCTGAACTCCCGCCGTGGTCAGATCCAGGCCATGGAGGAGCGCAGCGGTGCGCGCGTCGTCAAGGCGCAGGTTCCGCTGTCGGAGATGTTCGGCTACGTCGGCGACCTCCGGTCGAAGACCCAGGGCCGGGCGAACTACTCCATGGTGTTCGACTCGTACGCCGAGGTTCCGGCGAACGTGTCGAAGGAGATCATCGCGAAGGCGACCGGGCAGTAG
- the rpsG gene encoding 30S ribosomal protein S7: protein MPRKGPAPKRPLVNDPVYGSQLVTQLVNKVLLDGKKSLAERIVYGALEQARDKTGTDPVVTLKRAMDNVKPSLEVRSRRVGGATYQVPVEVRPDRSVTLALRWLVSFSKQRREKTMVERLANEILDASNGLGAAVKRREDTHKMAEANRAFAHYRW from the coding sequence ATGCCGCGCAAGGGACCGGCGCCCAAGCGTCCGTTGGTCAACGACCCCGTCTACGGGTCGCAGCTGGTCACCCAGCTGGTCAACAAGGTGCTCCTGGACGGGAAGAAATCTCTGGCCGAGCGCATTGTCTATGGTGCGCTCGAACAGGCCCGGGACAAGACCGGCACGGATCCGGTGGTCACGCTCAAGCGGGCCATGGACAACGTCAAGCCCTCCCTCGAGGTCCGCAGCCGCCGCGTCGGTGGCGCCACCTACCAGGTTCCGGTCGAGGTTCGTCCGGACCGCTCGGTGACCCTGGCGCTGCGCTGGCTGGTCAGCTTCTCCAAGCAACGCCGCGAGAAGACCATGGTCGAGCGTCTGGCCAACGAGATCCTCGATGCCAGCAACGGCCTGGGTGCCGCGGTCAAGCGCCGCGAGGACACCCACAAGATGGCCGAGGCCAACCGCGCCTTCGCGCATTACCGCTGGTGA
- the rpsL gene encoding 30S ribosomal protein S12 — MPTINQLVRKGRRDKIAKVKTAALKGSPQRRGVCTRVYTTTPKKPNSALRKVARVRLTSAVEVTAYIPGEGHNLQEHSMVLVRGGRVKDLPGVRYKIIRGSLDTQGVKNRKQARSRYGAKKEKS, encoded by the coding sequence ATGCCAACCATCAACCAGCTGGTCCGTAAGGGTCGCCGCGACAAGATCGCCAAGGTGAAGACCGCGGCGCTCAAGGGCAGCCCGCAGCGTCGCGGTGTGTGCACCCGCGTGTACACCACGACCCCGAAGAAGCCCAACTCGGCGCTTCGCAAGGTCGCCCGTGTGCGACTGACCAGCGCGGTCGAGGTCACCGCCTACATCCCGGGCGAAGGCCACAACCTGCAGGAGCACTCGATGGTGCTGGTGCGTGGTGGTCGTGTGAAGGACCTGCCGGGTGTGCGCTACAAGATCATCCGCGGATCGCTCGACACCCAGGGCGTGAAGAACCGCAAGCAGGCCCGCAGCCGTTACGGCGCGAAGAAGGAGAAGAGCTGA